In Solea senegalensis isolate Sse05_10M linkage group LG18, IFAPA_SoseM_1, whole genome shotgun sequence, a single window of DNA contains:
- the LOC122759702 gene encoding choline O-acetyltransferase-like, whose translation MPVLERETSRDRGSQVLPKVPVPPLKQTLDMYLRCVQHLVTEQQFMKTKAVVEKFGAPGGVGEALQKKLLERRDKTINWVYDYWLEDMYLNNRLALPVNSSPVMVFPKQTFRDHKDTLRFAARLIRGLLEYKRLIDERALPADVGRGQLAGTPLCMEQYYRLFTSYRYPGLKTDTLKVQMKAASSAEEHIVVACRSQFFVLNVVACGKQLNETEILSQLERIWKMMENPKERFPPFGILTSDGRTEWAQARDVLMKDQTNRDSLAQIESCLCVVCLDEPSDLVPSDTNRALLMLHGGGREKNGSNRWYDKSMQFVIGMDGICGVVCEHSPFEGIVLVQCSEYLMKYITGSPSRMASASSIRELPPPKRLLWKSNPHIQGLLAASGDRLQRLVNNLDMDVLTFKAYGKEFIKKQRMSPDAFIQVALQLAFFKCRGRLVPTYESASMRRFQQGRVDNIRSATLQALAFVKSMTDERVTFTDSEKMKRLQDALKAQTDYTIAAVTGMAIDNHLLGLLRISKELKMEKPDIFCDETYVASNRFILSTSQVPTTVEMFCCYGPVVPNGYGACYDPQSDHILFCVSSFWENTETSSAVFVKALNEGLLEIRDLCNRCSAAATKLADSSQGGGQPHKSGK comes from the exons ATGCCAGTTCTGGAGAGAGAGACGTCCAGAGATCGAGGCAGCCAA GTGTTGCCAAAGGTCCCGGTGCCGCCACTGAAGCAAACCCTGGACATGTACCTGAGGTGTGTCCAGCACCTGGTCACAGAGCAGCAGTTCATGAAAACTAAAGCCGTTGTGGAGAAGTTTGGAGCTCCTGGAGGAGTTGGAGAGGCTCTCCAGAAGAAGCTGTTGGAGAGACGGGACAAGACCATCAACTGG GTCTACGATTACTGGCTTGAGGACATGTATTTGAACAACAGGTTGGCTCTGCCGGTCAACTCCAGTCCTGTcatggtgtttcccaaacagaCTTTCAGAGACCATAAAGACACTCTGAG ATTTGCAGCTCGTCTCATCAGAGGGCTGCTGGAGTATAAAAGACTCATTGACGA GCGAGCGCTGCCTGCGGATGTGGGCCGTGGCCAGTTAGCGGGAACCCCTCTGTGCATGGAGCAGTACTACCGCCTCTTCACCTCTTACCGCTACCCGGGGTTGAAGACAGACACGCTGAAGGTGCAGATGAAGGCAGCCTCGTCAGCAGAGGAGCACATCGTCGTGGCCTGCAGGTCTCAG TTTTTCGTGTTGAATGTCGTCGCATGTGGAAAGCAGCTCaatgagacagagatcttgtcCCAGCTGGAGAGGATCtggaaaatgatggaaaatCCTAAAGAGAGATTTCCTCCTTTTGGTATTTTAACATCCGATGGGAGAACAGAATGGGCTCAAGCCAGGGATGTGCTCATGAAAG ATCAAACCAACAGAGACTCTCTGGCTCAGATTGAGAGCTGCCTGTGCGTGGTGTGTCTGGATGAACCAAGCGACCTCGTGCCCAGTGACACCAACAGGGCCCTGCTGATGCTGCACGGCGGCGGCCGCGAGAAAAACGGCTCAAACCGTTGGTATGACAAGTCGATGCAG TTTGTTATAGGAATGGATGGGATTTGTGGAGTGGTGTGCGAACACTCACCTTTCGAGGGGATAGTTCTGGTGCAGTGCTCTGAATACCTGATGAAATATAT AACAGGGAGTCCCTCCAGGATGGCGAGTGCGTCCAGCATCAGAGAGCTCCCTCCTCCAAAGAGGCTGTTGTGGAAATCCAACCCACACATCCAGGGACTCTTAGCAGCATCTGGAGACAGACTCCAGAG GCTGGTGAATAATCTCGACATGGATGTTCTCACGTTCAAAGCTTATGGGAAAGAGTTCATCAAAAAGCAGAGGATGAGTCCGGATGCATTTATACAAGTCGCCTTACAACTTGCATTTTtcaa atgcaGAGGAAGACTCGTGCCCACTTACGAGAGTGCGTCCATGCGGCGTTTCCAGCAAGGTCGAGTAGACAACATCCGCTCTGCAACTCTCCAGGCCCTGGCCTTTGTGAAGTCCATGACAGACGAGAGGGTCACTTTCACC GATTCAGAGAAAATGAAACGACTGCAGGACGCACTTAAAGCCCAGACGGATTATACGATTGCA gCTGTTACGGGAATGGCAATAGACAATCATCTCCTCGGGCTTCTGAGGATCTCAAAGGAGCTCAAGATGGAGAAGCCAGACATCTTCTGTGATGAGACGTATGTGGCCAGTAACCGATTCATTCTCTCCACCAGTCAG GTTCCGACCACTGTGGAGATGTTCTGTTGCTACGGCCCCGTGGTTCCCAACGGCTACGGCGCCTGTTACGACCCACAGTCGGACCACATCCTCTTCTGTGTGTCCAGTTTCTGGGAGAACACCGAGACGAGCTCGGCCGTTTTCGTCAAAGCCCTAAACGAGGGCCTGCTGGAGATCAGGGACCTGTGCAATAGATGCAGCGCTGCAGCTACCAAACTGGCTGACAGCAGCCAGGGAGGCGGCCAGCCTCATAAATCAGGGAAGTAA
- the LOC122758907 gene encoding probable vesicular acetylcholine transporter-B, with product MDGQGGSSGLAKSAAVKLSEMGQRTKQLGTAMRDPHRQRRIILVIVCVALLLDNMLYMVIVPIIPDYLADLESEQSEHVHVVLHPNTSAANSTSQDKSNKNNLDVQIGVLFASKAILQLIVNPLSGTFIDRVGYDIPLLIGLTVMFVSTCIFAFAENYATLFVARSLQGLGSAFADTSGLAMIADKYTEEAERTRALGIALAFISFGSLVAPPFGGILYEFVGKRVPFIALACICLADGILLLTVIKPFSNRTRENMPVGTPIYRLMIDPYIAVVAGALTVCNIPLAFLEPTIANWMESTMHSSQWEMGLTWLPAFVPHVFGVYITVKLAAQHPHLQWFYGAVGMVIIGASSCTVPACKTFGQLIAPLCGICFGIALVDTALLPTLAFLVDMRHSSVYGSIYAIADISYSVAYAMGPIVAGQIVHNLGFVQLNLGMGLVNVLYAPALLLLRNVCQMKPSHSERDNLLEEAPQGLYDTIKMEERRAKKKGYSSAGNCLSVDENGFDPFRAQRSLSEESSGPEFT from the coding sequence atGGATGGACAAGGAGGATCCTCCGGTTTGGCTAAATCAGCCGCCGTAAAACTGTCCGAGATGGGCCAAAGGACCAAGCAATTAGGCACCGCGATGCGGGATCCTCACCGGCAGAGACGGATCATATTAGTGATTGTTTGCGTGGCTCTCTTGCTGGACAATATGCTCTACATGGTAATCGTTCCAATTATTCCAGACTATCTCGCTGACCTGGAGAGTGAGCAGTCAGAGCACGTCCACGTCGTCCTGCACCCCAACACCTCAGCAGCCAACAGCACAAGCCAAGACAAAAGCAACAAGAACAATTTAGATGTCCAGATAGGAGTGCTCTTTGCGTCCAAAGCCATTCTGCAGCTGATAGTCAACCCGCTGTCGGGAACTTTCATAGACAGGGTCGGATATGACATCCCGCTTTTAATTGGACTCACTGTCATGTTTGTATCCACCTGCATCTTCGCTTTCGCGGAGAACTACGCCACGCTCTTTGTGGCCAGAAGTTTACAGGGTCTGGGGTCTGCTTTCGCGGACACGTCCGGACTCGCAATGATTGCTGACAAGTACacggaggaggcagagagaacCAGGGCGCTCGGCATCGCTCTGGCGTTCATCTCTTTCGGGAGTCTGGTGGCGCCTCCCTTCGGGGGAATCCTGTATGAGTTTGTGGGCAAGAGAGTTCCCTTCATCGCGTTGGCATGCATTTGCCTGGCGGACGGCATTCTGCTGCTGACCGTCATTAAGCCGTTCTCCAACAGGACTAGAGAGAATATGCCGGTCGGCACGCCCATATACAGACTCATGATTGACCCGTACATAGCAGTGGTGGCCGGGGCGCTCACAGTGTGCAACATCCCGCTGGCCTTTCTCGAACCCACCATCGCCAACTGGATGGAGAGCACCATGCACTCCTCCCAGTGGGAGATGGGCCTCACCTGGCTACCAGCCTTCGTTCCTCACGTCTTCGGTGTGTACATTACAGTGAAACTGGCGGCGCAGCATCCACATTTACAGTGGTTCTACGGAGCTGTAGGCATGGTTATCATAGGCGCGAGCTCCTGCACAGTCCCCGCATGCAAAACTTTTGGGCAGCTCATTGCGCCGTTGTGCGGCATTTGTTTTGGCATTGCACTCGTAGACACTGCGCTGCTGCCCACACTGGCGTTTCTAGTAGACATGCGTCATTCTTCCGTGTACGGTAGTATTTATGCTATAGCGGATATTTCGTACTCTGTTGCATATGCTATGGGTCCTATAGTAGCCGGGCAGATAGTGCACAATCTCGGCTTCGTGCAACTCAATCTGGGTATGGGTCTCGTCAATGTGCTTTACGcaccagctctgctgctgctgcgcaaCGTGTGCCAAATGAAACCGTCCCACTCCGAGAGAGATAACCTGTTAGAGGAGGCTCCGCAGGGGCTGTACGACACTAtcaagatggaggagaggagagctaAAAAGAAGGGCTACAGTTCTGCTGGAAACTGTCTGTCAGTAGATGAAAACGGGTTCGACCCATTCCGAGCACAGCGGTCATTGTCAGAAGAGTCGTCCGGTCCGGAGTTCACTTAG
- the rgrb gene encoding retinal G protein coupled receptor b — translation MAAYTLPEGFTDFDMFTFGTALLVGGMLGFILNAVSIVSFLSVKEMRTPSNFFVFNLALADISLNINGLTAAYASYIRYWPFGQDGCSYHGFQGMIAVLASISFMAAIAWDRYHQYCTRQKLFWSTTLTMSSIIWILSIFWAAVPLMGWGVYDFEPMRTCCTLDYTRGDRDYVTYMLTLVLLYLMFPAFTMMSCYSAIHKHFKKVHHHRFNTNLPLRVMLMCWGPYVLMCIYACFENVKIVSPKLRMVLPVVAKTNPIFNALLYTFGNEFYRGGVWHFLTGQKIVDPVIKKSK, via the exons GCATGCTCGGGTTCATCCTCAATGCGGTCAGCATTGTGTCCTTCCTCTCAGTGAAGGAGATGAGGACTCCCAGTAACTTCTTTGTTTTCAATCTGGCTTTGGCCGACATCAGCCTGAACATTAACGGTCTCACAGCTGCTTATGCCAGTTACATCAG ATATTGGCCATTTGGACAAGATGGATGTTCCTATCATGGTTTCCAGGGCATGATAGCAGTTCTGGCCTCAATCAGTTTCATGGCTGCCATTGCTTGGGACAGATATCACCAGTACTGCACTA GACAGAAGCTCTTCTGGAGCACAACGCTGACAATGAGCAGCATCATCTGGATTCTGTCCATCTTCTGGGCAGCTGTTCCTCTGATGGGATGGGGTGTTTATGACTTTGAGCCCATGAGGACTTGCTGCACGTTGGACTACACCAGAGGGGACAG GGACTATGTGACGTACATGCTCACGCTGGTGCTGCTCTACCTGATGTTCCCCGCCTTCACCATGATGTCGTGCTACAGCGCCATCCACAAGCACTTCAAAAAAGTCCATCACCACAGG ttcaaCACCAATTTACCCTTGAGGGTCATGTTGATGTGCTGGGGCCCGTATGTCCTCATGTGTATCTACGCCTGCTTTGAGAATGTGAAGATTGTGTCTCCAAAGCTGCGAATG GTGCTCCCTGTCGTGGCCAAGACAAATCCCATCTTCAACGCTCTCCTCTACACGTTTGGAAATGAGTTCTACCGAGGCGGTGTTTGGCATTTCCTCACTGGACAAAAGATTGTCGACCCAGTTATTAAgaagtcaaaataa